The stretch of DNA CCGCCACCGGCCCTCGCGTCCAGGGCTCCAGGCGTTCTCCATCCCCGGTTCCCCGCACAGCCTAAAAAAACTGCAGGTAAAATCCTCGATTGATGTTGGCTATTATGTGCTGTGTTGCTAGTCTGCTAGTGCTTGATTAATACAATTGGAGGAACTTGCGGCTCTAAATCTAGCTCTACATCTTTCATGTTCCTTTTTGTGTTCTTCAGAAGTTCAGACCATCAGATGGCTGAGACTGTAAGCTGCTTGGGTTGTGCTAAACTTGTAATGCACCTTCCCCAATTAGTACTAAACTGTAATCTTGTAAACTATTGTGGTAAACTGGTAATGCTCCTGCCCCATGGCCATGGGGGATTGTGAGGTTGTGTTCTTCTGCTCTGTTATTATTAACTTATTACTTTTAGCCAAGCTACCACTAGCTTAGCTAATAGTTATACTTGGCGTTTTGCTAGCTTCGTTTTTGTGTTGTTGTGTATAACAGCCCTGCCCCGTGCACTGTTGTATAGCATGTTCAGTTCTTAGCTTTTCACACATCATATGGTCTGCTTGCTCCCAACCCCTCATTAGTTTGTGAAGTTTTCACAAAATGCTGTTCTCTTGTTTTCGtgaattcgcgtcaactttggttaatTTGTGTAAATCGAAACCATGCCCAAGCCCAATGCATAGAGTTACTCCTTGAAAAAGCTGTCTATGTTCCTCTCTTATGCTCAGGTCCACACTATCCCTTCTTGGAattaatcatggttgtggacaggaTGGAGTCAGCATCCAAGGAGATGGCACTGAGGTGCACCACGGAGAAGGTGACAGCATCGAGGTGCTCCACACACAAGGAGGAGGGAACACACATCTTTGAGATCGCCGGGTACAGCCTCAAGAAGGATATGGGTGTCGGGAAGTTCGTCCGGTCTGTCACCTTCACTGTCGGTGGGTACGACTGGTCCATCAGATTTTATCCCGAAGGTACCACCGAGTCGCCCGAAGGGTGTATGGGGATCTGTCTTGAGCTCATGAGCAGCAATGCCGAGGTGCGGACGTTCTTTCGGCTTGGATTGGTAAAGCATGAGACAGGGTTGATTGGCTCAATGTTTACGCCAAACAATAAGGTGTTCAGCTCCAAGACCAGGAACAGTCGTGAGTATCATCTGTTCATACTAAGAAGCAGTCTTGAGGCGAAACCACTAAAGTACCTTCGGGATGATTTTCTCGTAATCAAATGTAATATTACGGTAATCAAAGAATCTGAGGTTTATGAAACCATGGGGCACTCTGAAATTGAGGTGCCACCGTCAGACATCATGGAGCATCTCGCAAAGCTGTTGGACACTAAGGAAGAAGCAGATGTCACTTTCAGTGTTGGAGGCGAGACCTTTCAGGCGCACAAGATTTTGCTTGCCATGCGATCACCTGTCTTCAAAGCAGAACTCTTTGGGCCGATGAAGGAGAAGAGGATGCGGTGTTTGACCATCAAAGACATGCAGCCCGCTGTTTTCAAGGCTCTGCTGCATTTCATTTATACAGATTCATTGCCTGACTTGGATGATCTTGAAGGCGATGATAAGTGTGAAATGATCCGGCATTTGCTGGTAGCTGCAGATAAGTATGCCATGGACAGGCTGAAGATTATGTGTCAAAACATCCTTGGCAAGAGTCTTGATGTGGAGAACGTGGCAACTACATTGGCTTTAGCTGATCAGCATAACTGTGACAAGCTTAAAGATATTTGCATTGAATTTATTGCCTCTTCAGATAAGATGGATGATGTGGTGGCAACCAAAGGTTATGCAAATCTCAAAAGATCTTGCCCGTCTGTCTTGATAGATGCTTTAGAGAAGAGAAGCAGGCCTCGTATAGCATAGAGCAGCTCATGCGTACTAAAATCAGCTACATGCGGTTGTTGGGGTTTCTTGTGTTGTCTGCACCTTTCCTGAAATTTTTCGAAGTGTAATATCATGTGTGGAACTGTTATGATCTCAAAATGAATGAATGTTAGTATGTTACATAACAGTATCTTGTTGCTTTGGGAACATAACCACATTACATCATAAATAACAACTACTTTATGCAACCGTGTTGTTAACCGTGTTCCTTTGGGAACTGGAAGATGTCACATCGTATacaatcttttttttttttgaggaaagaaGGCAGGCTTTATTCATAGGATTACAAATAAATCATGAGGAATACACAACCATGTGTGTCTACCCTGGGTAGGGTAACACCTAGCCTAGCCATCTTATGAGCTTCAAAATTATAAGCTTGAGCTTCATGAGCAAAAACACATGAACTAaacatatattctaactttatattTATTTGATAACTCCTCCATCCGCGCCTCCAACTCCATCTCGAATATGGTTAATGACCTCTTTACAATCTGAAGCAATATAAAGGTGTTGCATACCAAGATCATGAGCAAGTGCTAGTGCCTCTCTGCAGCCATAGCTTCCAACACTGTTGGAGAAATAAGAccttgaaaagaaaaaaaactcggCGCATAATTATTCGAGGCCCAGAAGCTGTGAATACATTCACGTGCTATTCATAttttcggaaacttatatgatcggTTGCACATATAACATTGTGAGGAATGAATGTTCCTGAATTTTTATTGATCCACTGCAACCCTTAGATGTACTTATATTTCTCTGGGATACTACTGAACTGAGCCTGGAAGGTAAAGTTTACTCAATTTATTTGGTCACTTGATAAACTGTTTAATTTCAATTAATCATCTTACTCCAAAGGCCAAACCAGGTTTTACTATCCGAGATCAGGATTAAAGCACATCAAACTGGAAAGGTAGGTACACTTGTTTTACTGATGTAGTCTGTGTTAATCTGAACATTATCAG from Triticum dicoccoides isolate Atlit2015 ecotype Zavitan chromosome 6A, WEW_v2.0, whole genome shotgun sequence encodes:
- the LOC119317613 gene encoding BTB/POZ and MATH domain-containing protein 1-like, with protein sequence MESASKEMALRCTTEKVTASRCSTHKEEGTHIFEIAGYSLKKDMGVGKFVRSVTFTVGGYDWSIRFYPEGTTESPEGCMGICLELMSSNAEVRTFFRLGLVKHETGLIGSMFTPNNKVFSSKTRNSREYHLFILRSSLEAKPLKYLRDDFLVIKCNITVIKESEVYETMGHSEIEVPPSDIMEHLAKLLDTKEEADVTFSVGGETFQAHKILLAMRSPVFKAELFGPMKEKRMRCLTIKDMQPAVFKALLHFIYTDSLPDLDDLEGDDKCEMIRHLLVAADKYAMDRLKIMCQNILGKSLDVENVATTLALADQHNCDKLKDICIEFIASSDKMDDVVATKGYANLKRSCPSVLIDALEKRSRPRIA